From Triticum aestivum cultivar Chinese Spring chromosome 7B, IWGSC CS RefSeq v2.1, whole genome shotgun sequence:
cttatccagtgcctagtgccagttcctgtttgttgcctaTCTTTGTatcgcaaaaaatccatatcaaacaaagtccaaacacgatgaaactccacggagaattattttggaatatttgtgaattttgggAGATGGAATCACTGCAAATGGAGGCCCACACAgaccacgatacaccagggcgcgccccaggcccttggcgcgtggtggtgggttgtgctctcctcgaacgtcggttggatcTCTACTTTAGGTGCAAGGATACTTATATCAGGAAAAAAATCGTGTAAACAGATCTGCGCAATCGGAGTTACatatctctgggaatataagaaacggtttttggccagatctggagagcgcgaaacagaagagaacagagagggagatccaatctcggagggactcCTGCCcttccgccgccatggagaccatggacaagagggggaacccttctcccatctagggtggggggcaaggaagaagaaggaggaggggggctctctccccctctctcccggtggcgccggagtgtcgTCGGgtcaaggatcgtgacggcgatctacaccaacaatcttgctaccgccaacaccaactttctccccctctatgcagcggtgtaacaccccttctccccgctgtaatctctacttaaacatggtgctcaactccatatactatttcccaatgatatatggttatcctatgatgtttgagtagatccgttttgtcctatgggttaatcgtgatcttggttggtatgattgtatattttatttatggtgttgtcctacggtgccctccgttctcgcgcaaattttcatgcttcacttatggtgggtcgcgagagtgacagaagcttaaacccgagtaagtggggtatgatgTATGGAAGTAAAGAGGaattgatacttaatgctatggttgggtttcacgaccttaatgatctttagtagttgggatgcttgctagagttccaatcataagtgcatatgatccaagtatggaaagtatgttagctcatgcctctccctcatataaaattacaagaatgattatcagtacttgttatcgattgcctagggacaaatgactttcttgttgacaaaatctaTCCACTTTTACTTCCTCGCattttatttgtagttttattctcgctaagtactcgtagttttattctcccaaaatagtttcatacttgttctaggtaaagcaaatgtcaagtgtgcgtagagttgtatcagtggtcgatagaacttcagggaatatttgttctgcctttagctcctcgttgggttcgacactcttatttatcgaagaaggctacaaacgatcccctatacttgtgggttatcaagacctttttctggcgccgttgccggagagcaatagcgtggggtgaatatgctcgtgtgtgcttgtttgctttatcactaagtagtttttatttccagTTCTAAGTTggtctctatctttagttatggatatgaaaCACGAAAGACAAAAAAAactagttgtacttgctactcatggagatggggaacctcctgaaaccctcgatgctcgttatgtgaaaaatattatgcactactttgataatcctgagaaaccccattcaacttgataatgggagtaacgttggatcaacatgaatactttacggattatcgcttgacacaaaaagggaaacttgggatcaaatttatatgttgcattggtatgctcgggagctatgcttgagatatgattatacttgttgctctaagatgaatgcttcacatcttcccttttcatgcaaatttaatgataatgaaaccttatcttcttatgctaatggtagatatgattattatgatgtggaacgaatagaagaatttgttgcttttaagggtgcttatgaaattgaatcttagtttttaaagtatgaagcttttgatgatgatgtttatagaacTGAAATTTTCTCCATCCTTAAATATTGATAAGATAATtacaaatacaattccgatattgatgcatttatttagagagtctccgctgtccaagaagagattaatgttttgcagAAGTCTATGgtagaaggaattgatgaaactatgagctcattggatgaaaaagatgacgaggagagcgaagaacaaaaggaggaagagcggattagctacccgtgcccaccttctaatgagagtaactcttcaactcatacattgtttaatgtcccttcgttcttaccaaaggatgaatgctatgatccaGTTGATTCGTTTataatatccctttttgatgatgcttgctatgcttgtgccatgatgccaatatgaattatgcttatggatatgaacttgctattgttccttatgttaaacatgaaattgtggctattgcacccacacatgatagtcgtattatctttttgaattctccaaactacactatatcggagaagtttgctcctattaaggattatattgatgggttgccttttaccgttgatgactttgatgaatatgatatgcatgtgcttcctgctcctacttacaattattatgagagaggaaccacatctccacctctctatgtttccaacacaataaaaattgcaagaaactacttatgctatgtattggcctttactttatgtgcatgaattgttcttgtatgacatgccgatgcataggaagagagttgggCTTCGTCATTTCTtgttatatgttgctttgtgctcactactaaattccaaatcatttctaattcaaatgggatttgatatactttgggatccgggtggatccattacttgagcactttatgcctagcttaatggctttaaagaaagcgctgccaggggggacaacccggaagttttagatagtcatttatttatgttgagtgcttttataaagttttaaaaaaatatagaggggaacttaaaacttcacaaaaagaaaagtgaaagtgagaaggacgagcaccgtggaagcgggagcatgccttgaactttgttcatacccttggaaactttgtgaatcttgaattacagaaacttttcaacaaaaataattatcctgtTGTACAatcccattgtattataaaaataatgtgccaagattttcctttaggatgggtagattgcttgttggtttgtgcggtgcaaagcaaaaactttggctgtagtgtgtgattttacattttttactagaaggTAAAAAGGTTCTGAAACATTTTGCACTATCTTTCTAGACAAAAATTTTATGCTTTcctaaatttttcagaatttttagagttatagaagtatggtgtatgttcaaatctttacagactgtcctgttttcaaaGATTGCtattatagcttcattatttgcgtatgtttgaattattgttgaagcctccttgactcggggccatagaattgtgatagcatacagtgggtaatgtttttTTATAATTATAGAATAATGTTTtagcagtacatgatgggattttcATTGTCATTTTCACTAACCTCGCCACTAAAAGTTTcgtttaagttttgtgtggatgaagtgttcgaagatcgaggaggtctcgatatgaggagaaggaggagaggcaagagctcaagcttggggatgtccaaggcaacccaagtaaatattcaagaagactcaagcgtctaagcttggggatgctccggaaggcatcccatctttcttcaacaagcatcagtatgttttcggattcgtttcgttcatgtgatatgtgcaaatcttggagcgtcttttgcatttagttttcacttttgttttatgcaccatgatggtatgagatagtccatggttcatttatagaatgctcattgcagttcacttatatcttttgagtatggctttatagaatgcttcgtgtgcttcacttatatcatttgaagtgtggattgcctgcttctcttcacatagaaacctGATGTTCGtagaattctcttttgcttcacttatatttgttagaacatgatcttttgtagaaagaattcaactctcatgcttcacttatatctatttagagagtcaaatggaattggtcaattgcatggctagtcacaaaatcctacataaaacttgtggatcactgaatatgatatgtttgattccttgcaatagttttgtgatatagagatggaatatgtgggaggtactagtaaatggttgtggttagtaagaatattggtgttaaggtttgtgattcccgaagcatgcacgtatagtctctcgttatgatATGAAAGTTGGAGCGCAATTCatccttgattgtcttccttatgagtggcgaccggggaggagcgatggtcttttcgtaccaatctatcctcctaggggcatgtgtagtagtactttgcttcgagggctaataaacttttgcaataagtatatgagttctttatgactaatgtgagtccatggattatacacactcttacctttccgcagtttgctagcctctacggtaccgtgcatttccctttctcaccttgagagtcggtgcaaacttcgcaggtgcatccaaaccctgtgatatgatacggtCTATCACACAtgagccttattatatcttcctcaaaatagccaccatacctacctattatggcttttcaatggtcattccgagatatattgccatgcaacttccaccgcttccgtttgatgacttgagcattcattgtcatattgctttgcatgatcagatagctgacatagtagttgtggatcagccaccattcatcatttttcatacatgttacgctagatcattgcatatactggtacatgccagaggcattcatatagagtcatattttgttataggtatcgagttgcaatttttattccttttgagttataagtaaatataagtgtgatgatcatcattattcatctttagaacagtgccccagtgaggaaagggtgacagagactatgattcccctacaagtcggTTTGAGACTCCGGACAGTGAGAGAAGAAAAAATgtaggggaacgcagtaatttcaaaattttcctacgatcacgctagatctatctaggtgatgaatagcaacaagaggggagagtgttgtctacgtacactcgtagaccgaaaccggaaacgttatgacaacgcagttgatgtagtcgtacgtcttcacgatccgaccggtcctagcaccaaaggtacgacacctccacgatctgcacacattcagctcggtgacgtcccacgaactctagatctagctgaggtcgagggagagtttcatcagcacgacatcgtgatgacgatgatgatgaagtttccgacgcagggcttcacctaagcattacaacgatatgaccgaggtggaaatctatggaggggggcattgcacacggctaaacaatcaacttgtgtgtctatggggtgcccccctcccccgtatataaatgagtggaggagagggccgaccggcctcctatggcgcgccccaatgggggattcctactcctactaggagtaggtttcccctctttcctagtccaactaggaggggaaaggaaggggaagaggagaagaaggaaaggggggccgggcccccacccaattcggattgggcttcggGGGGGGGGAACGCctctcctcttggccgcctcctctctcttccactaaagcccatgtaggcccattaagcccccggggggttcgaGTAACATCTCGGTACTCCCGTAAATGtctgaactcatccgaaaccattccggtgtccaaacataaccttccaatatatcaatcttcatgtctcaaccattttgagactcctcgtcatgtccgtgatcacatccgggactctaaactacctttggtacatcaaaacacataaactcataatactgatcgtcatcgaacgttaagcgtgcggaccctacgggttcgagaactatgtagacatgaccgagactcactttcggacaataaccaatagcggaacctggatgctcatattggttactacatattctacgaagatctttattgatcaaaccgcataacaacatacgttcttccctttgtcaccggtatgttacttgcccgagattcgatcatcggtatctcaatacctagttcaatctcgttaccggcaagtctctttacttgttccgtaatgcatcatcgcacaattaaatcattagtcacattgcttgcaaggcttatggtgatgtgcattaccgagagggcccagagatacctctccgaaacacggagtgacaaatcctaatcttgatatatgccaacccaacaaacaccatcggagacacctgtagagcaccttataatcacccaattacgttgtgacgtttgatagcacactaagtgttcctccggtattcgggagttgcataatctcatagtcatagtgttggggatataactactgagtataaaccgcccaggaggggccgggttatgctcatccgtattgaagcccatgagaCAAGGAGTATGGCACTTTACTATAGAGACTTAGAGGCCGcaagcccaagggcggattagggcccatagacatacactacaagaaatatgtcaacttgtgaccaccactattggtcactgaaaggtcatggtttttcatttgcgacctttttgtgaccaaaaacagaaggtcaaaagctggcggtcgtaaactgactatagcgacctttcttctggaatggtcgtagacgtttatgaccaaaatatgtccactgtggcgttttggtcactagcaacctccccaggccacgtaggcatccagcgtggcaagctgatatggcacaagattcagcccggtccaattcgattttctacatgggcctagcccaacaattcggcctttctatatttttttcctgtgcttttattagctacatgggcctgtcccaagaattcggcctttttattttctaggccatggccttttttattttattttttccaaaagatGAGCCCACTAGTGAGATGGGACCCAGTTGTCAGGTTCTAACAAGTGGGTCCCAGTTGTTACTATTATATTCTTCAGATCTCAATTTTCCagtaaataaaaaaaatatttaaaTCCGAACAGAGAGAAAACAAAATGCTTCAAACAAAGCACAACTAATCAGGAAAAATATGGTACACATCACGAATACAATCAGAAAGAGCCAAACTTGGCACATTATTATAATCAAACTTGTTCATCCTGGTAACACAGCAAGGATGGTtcatcctggtaacacattattacaGAAAAATATGGTTCACATCAGGTAACACAACTATCACAGTATAACTAGCTCCAATGCTTCTCCCAACTTGTTCATCCTGGACCTCATGACAAAACATGAATGAAGGCCAGCATCTGCAAGTTATCAAGAAAAATGGTTATAACAAGCAAAATGCAACATTTTTACCATTTAAGCATAGAAGAACAGGGTCAACAACATTTCGATCTTTGAAAATGAACCAGAATTTCAATCTTTGAATAGCAAAAAATTGATATAGTAGATCATTTGTAGTTTAAAACAACCCCTAAGGAGTTCAGGTTGCCGGCGGCGCCCGACGTCAACAGCTCGTTCACTGCCTTCGCCGCTGCGTCGCTCAGCCGGCCTTCCAAGGGAGTAGCATGGTGCATCGTGGTGCCTTCATCTGGAGTCGCAAGTCAAAGTTGTGGGCTGCTGCTTTGCTTCCCCATATAGCACACCAGGTTCTCCTAAGATAGCGAACTGAAAACACAAAACATGATTAGGGAGTTGGTTCATAAGAAAAGGAATTCATGCACGAATGGCATATACAACTAAAAAACAATCAGGCATCACATATTATTAGAATTTCATATTAGATGGCTGCACGGTAAGTGTTTCTTCATATAAAATAACTAGAATTAGCACCCAACAGGATCCATTCCATGCACAGGATCCTTTGTATGTGGTTGCCATTTTTGTTGCTTTATCACATATTCTGGCAGTAAAGAAAAGCACTTCATTGTCTGAGGCATTAAGATCATTAACCAAACAACTCAGATCAGGTCAAATCATCAAACCAACTCAGAAGAGGGCAAGATCATCAATTCGGGATTGTAGACATGAACATCTCTAGAGAGCACATGTACAGAATTAAATGTTGGTGAAATGATCATTCGATGGTACACTACAAGAATCAAACAACACGCTGTATTTTAGTTGAGCTATATGGTGAATAGTTCATCAACTAGGCTGGGGCGAACAAGCATAAATGCACATATGGTGGGGCATAATAACAGGGCAGTACAGATCGGTATTTGAGCAAAGGTGTGTCACAAAATAACAACCAATAAACAAAGGGTAGCACACAAATTTTGCTGCATCATACGTTCTGAAAATGTGATATGTCATTTACTGCTGTGCAAGGGAGCAAAACCAACATGTAGAGAAGGGACTTGATCTGGTTGTCCCAGCTCACCATTCCCGTTGCCATACATCAAACATCTAGCTCCCCTTGGAACAGGTTCAGAAATCAGATGGTTCTTTGATCAGCTACCATGGAGGGATAAGTATGTGCCATGAGATCGACGAGGAATAACCAGGGAAGGAGTTACCTTTGCGAAGCATGAATGGACAGAGAGCAGTGCACGCCATCACAAAGGGCTTGAGCACGGCGCTGCGTGGGTTCTTCACCTTCTTCAAGATCCACAGCACCACCTTCTCCCTGCCAATCAGCACCCGCGGACAGAACAgaacattcatggcatagttcaGGTGTTCGGTAGCAAAACATAACATGATATCTCTACTATCTAAAAGAAACGTAGCgttccgtttcccctcttacgtTCGTCAAGCCTCCCCGCACCGATTTTTTTCCTCCCGTTCCGACCCACCTATCGTCCCACTCGATTTTCTTTCCCCCCTACCGGTTTTCTCCCTCACAGTTTTCTCCCTCCTCTGGCCTGCATCTCACGCCGGCGTCCAGCGCCACTGATGCCGATCTCCAGCCTTTGTCCGGTAACCCCTCCCGTGCGCCCTATCTCTCTTCTTCTCCCTTCTCCCTTCCCGACCTCTCTCTCAAAAATCTTGCCTCAGGCCCATGGATCCCGATGTGGAGCTCCACTACGGCCCGATCTGACGTGGGAGCGGCCAGATCCGTGCGTCTCCGCCTCGCTCCGCGCGCCTCCATGGTCTACCGTCTTCTCGAGCGCCGGTGCCGCGCTCAGCCGCCGCCATCCCATGCCATGGTTGCCTCCCTCCAGAACGACCTGCCATGGCCGCCTCCCTGCCTCTCCCGCAAGTGGGCCTCTGCACGACCAGATCCGTTCCTCTGCGCCTCGCTCCGCGCGCCATGATGGTCCTCCGTCTTCCCGAGCGCCGGCGCCgtgcgcagccgccgccgccccatgccATGGTCGCCTTCCTCCAGAACACCGTGCCATGGCCGCCTCCCTGCCTCTCCCGCAAGTGGGCCTCTGCGCCCCCGGCCTAGCAGATTAATGGAGGGCGCTGCCGACGTCGGGACATGCCTCGGTTCACCTGCTTCCTGatgtccaattattttttgttgtTGCTATATTCAACCTCATCTCTGAAAGCCTACACCTTCCTGTGCTGTTGCTATATTCACGAGTTTGACAGGAGAAGGGACTGGAGGCATACAGTAGGCAGAACAGTGGAACAAAACTCAGCTTCAATTAATCGACATGGTACCTTGCTCTCACCTTTTCTCCATATCTGTACAATACATCTATCTACTTTACCTGCCGCTCACGCCCAGAACAGATGCATCAGTTAGCCTTCAATCTTCTTGTTTTTGGGGAGATCTATGATCTTATTTGGATGGCTATGTAGGTGTTCGCAAATGGAAAGTCGTTCCTGCTGCTACAGTTCATTGGTTCAAGTCCGACACTGAGCTCACAATGGACGTTGAGTTGGTGGACACAATGGACAATAAGCCCATGAAGCTCCAGAAGTCCAGATTTGGATACGGTATTTCCCTTTCTATCTAAAATCTACCATAGAAATTTGTACTAGCTGCATATACATCAAAAGAGGTGGCACACTTGAAACTACTTCAggaacagtttagttgtcaaaggcAAATAACCATTTTTAGTGGTCGTTACATTAAACCTAGGACGAGATGCATATAGAGTTCTGTTATGGCTACTACGATACAGATGTCAACGCAAAGTATTTCCTCTTTTCTATGAAAAGGTTTACATTATAAGGATAATCGAGTATAATAATATGGATGAAAATATTGCTCTCCTGCTAGGTCTTAGAAGTTAGAATCCACAAAGTTAGGTTAATTATAGTAATTATGACCCCACTTATGCCTTCTCTTTACGCATTAAGATGTGTCGCTCCTTTAAAAAAATAAGATATTGATTCTTGTGTTTTGAAGTCTTGGA
This genomic window contains:
- the LOC123156590 gene encoding uncharacterized protein, encoding MPRFTCFLMSNYFLLLLYSTSSLKAYTFLCCCYIHEFDRRRDWRHTVGRTVEQNSASINRHGVRKWKVVPAATVHWFKSDTELTMDVELVDTMDNKPMKLQKSRFGYVLDVTNCMTCRYLASLVCSVFSHPPPSHKVIVGRERASGALPTESDFFSSWCTEGGV